Proteins from a genomic interval of Colletotrichum higginsianum IMI 349063 chromosome 6, whole genome shotgun sequence:
- a CDS encoding Aldehyde dehydrogenase, with product MSLALDAKIPDFTHTSTDDIYRLTDTLRATFRSNKTKDLKYRAVQLRKLYWAIKDFTPQLCDALRKDLRKCKHEALLSEVEWCANDCLYMLKNLEKFAADEKCEDVPLTYAMLKPRIRKEPLGMILVIGAFNFPVQLTLIPIIGAIAAGCTAVLKPSESAPATAMVLTKIFETALDPKAYTVVNGAVEETQALLDVKWDKIMYTGSTAVGKIIAKKAAENLTPVTLELGGLNPAFITKHADVKLAARRLMWSKCLNAGQVCISQNYILADRAIVDDLIQGLNATLKEFFPSGAKNSPDFSRIVNKKSFQRIKKMIDETNGKIVMGGGLDEEKLFIEPTAILVDSMLDSVMKDESFGPVFAIMPYDSLDDAINIANQVYRTPLALFTFGNDQENQRILNEVTSGGATINDAFFHASIATVPFGGVGDSGTGNYRGRASFEAFTHRRSVAQTPSWMEKFIRVRYMPYSPKELARLQRMTADKPDFDRNGVQIRGLGYWVRFVVGLGASGAKGADLTHITSLALCGFLYRKFSPPHSIMESMEEGFKKAWICTTHSLGAMLPGGAKNGGTGSSEWTTSVIRTRLYGTVLYTKFHMFTQ from the exons ATGTCGCTCGCACTCGACGCAAAGATCCCCGACTTCACTCACACCTCCACCGACGACATTTACCGTCTCACAGACACCCTGCGCGCCACCTTCCGCTCCAACAAGACCAAAGACCTTAAGTACCGCGCTGTCCAGCTCCGGAAGCTCTACTGGGCCATCAAGGACTTCACCCCCCAGCTCTGCGATGCCCTGCGCAAAGACCTACGCAAGTGCAAGCATGAGGCCCTTCTCTCCGAGGTCGAATGGTGCGCCAACGACTGCCTCTACATGCTCAAGAACCTCGAAAagttcgccgccgacgagaagtGCGAGGACGTGCCCCTCACCTACGCTATGCTCAAGCCGCGCATTCGCAAGGAGCCCCTCGGCATgatcctcgtcatcggcgccttCAACTTCCCCGTCCAGCTGACCCTCatccccatcatcggcgccatcgccgccggctgcaCCGCCGTCCTGAAGCCCTCCGAGAGCGCCCCGGCCACCGCCATGGTCCTGACCAAGATCTTCGAGACTGCCCTCGACCCCAAGGCCTACAccgtcgtcaacggcgccgtcgaaGAGACCCAGGCCTTGCTCGACGTCAAGTGGGACAAGATAATGTacaccggcagcaccgccgtcggcaagaTCATCGCCAAaaaggccgccgagaacctCACCCCCGTCACCcttgagctcggcggcctgaACCCGGCTTTCATCACCAAACACGCCGACGTcaagctcgccgcccgccgcctcatGTGGTCCAAGTGTCTCAACGCCGGCCAGGTCTGCATCTCCCAGAACTACATCCTGGCCGAccgcgccatcgtcgacgaccttaTCCAAGGCCTCAACGCCACCCTCAAGGAATTCTTCCCCAGTGGTGCCAAGAACAGCCCTGACTTCTCCCGCATCGTCAACAAGAAGTCCTTCCAGCGCATCAAGAAGATGATTGACGAGACCAACGGCAAGATTgtcatgggcggcggcctcgatgaggAAAAGCTCTTCATCGAGCCcaccgccatcctcgtcgactcTATGCTCGACTCCGTCATGAAGGACGAGTCCTTCGGTCCCGTTTTCGCCATCATGCCCTACGActccctcgacgacgccatcaacaTTGCGAACCAGGTCTACAGAACGCCCCTGGCCCTCTTCACTTTTGGCAACGACCAGGAGAACCAGAGGA TCCTCAACGAGGTGACCTCGGGCGGCGCCACCATCAACGACGCCTTCTTCCACGCCTCCATCGCTACCGTCCCCTTCGGCGGTGTTGGCGACTCTGGTACGGGCAACTACCGCGGCCGCGCCTCCTTCGAGGCCTTCACCCACCGCCGCTCTGTCGCCCAGACGCCCTCGTGGATGGAGAAGTTCATCCGCGTCCGCTACATGCCCTATTCCCCCAAGGAGCTCGCCCGTCTGCAGCGCATGACGGCCGACAAGCCCGACTTTGACCGCAACGGCGTGCAGATCCGTGGGCTTGGCTACTGGGTgcgcttcgtcgtcggcctcggcgccagTGGTGCCAAAG GTGCGGATCTGACACACATCACATCACTTGCCCTGTGCGGTTTTCTTTATCGTAAGTTTAGCCCTCCCCACTCAATTATGGAATCTATGGAGGAGGGCTTCAAAAAAGCTTGGATTTGTACAACACACTCGCTAGGAGCAATGTTGCCGGGCGGTGCGAAAAACGGGGGTACGGGATCTTCGGAATGGACAACGTCTGTGATTAGGACGCGCTTGTACGGTACTGTGCTATATACCAAGTTTCATATGTTCACGCAGTAG
- a CDS encoding 37s ribosomal protein, with product MAAAGQALRICVRSCRRISTTPRIAATRPFAQTQRRTFAASITRRTPPNNEEGNDDDGRANFGPQEGLEEMIQRLKPEETKALDSLRKLDPSAQQMSLEAYLEREMGKDEANHEKLIDTLEWKKLVNDGRPLKTSFWYDEDDPTGPTEDLMDEFDEDDMMPMAHAKLDEIREHRQYHRIMAWEMPLLSKLAKPFEPPQDDQVLRFRYTTYMGEYHPAQRKVVVQFSPADLKLSPVQADKLRKLAGPRYNPETDTVKMSSDKYEHQAQNKRYLSDLVDTLIEAAKDPKDTFKDIPLDTRHYEFKNKPKFPKEWRMTEERRKELDEFRQRALEIDAGRTEDGRLVDGAQKIEEALAAPDQTNDKVAQLVGARGRGAGKQKAARR from the exons atggcagcagcagggcaaGCACTCCGAATCTGCGTTCGCAGCTGTCGCCGGATATCAACGACACcgcgcatcgccgccacGCGCCCGTTCGCCCAGACGCAACGACGAACATTCGCTGCGAGCATCACGAGGCGGACGCCGCCGAACAACGAGGAGGgcaacgatgacgacggtcGCGCCAATTTTGGCCCGCAGGAAGGGCTCGAGGAGATGATTCAGCGCCTCAAGCCCGAGGAGACCAAGGCGCTCGACAGCCTCAGAAAGCTCGACCCGTCGGCCCAGCAGATGTCGCTCGAGGCGTACCTCGAGAGGGAGATGGGGAAGGACGAGGCGAACCACGAGAAGCTGATCGACACGCTTGAGTGGAAGAAGCTGGTGAACGACGGGAGACCGCTCAAGACATCGTTCTGgtacgacgaggacgacccAACGGGACCGACGGAGGACCTTATGGACGAgttcgacgaggatgacATGATGCCCATGGCGCACGCAAAGCTGGATGAGATTCGCGAGCACAGACAGTACCACCGCATCATGGCGTGGGAGATGCCGTTGCTGTCCA AGCTGGCCAAGCCCTTTGAGCCGCCTCAGGATGACCAGGTGCTCCGCTTCCGGTACACGACGTACATGGGCGAGTACCACCCGGCCCAGAGGAAGGTGGTGGTGCAGTTCTCGCCGGCCGACCTCAAGCTCTCGCCGGTGCAGGCGGACAAGCTCCGGAAGCTGGCCGGACCGCGGTACAACCCGGAGACGGACACGGTCAAGATGAGCTCCGACAAGTACGAGCACCAGGCGCAGAACAAGCGCTATCTGTCGGATTTGGTGGACACGCTGatcgaggcggccaag GATCCCAAAGACACGTTCAAGGACATCCCGCTCGACACGCGGCACTACGAGTTCAAGAACAAGCCCAAATTCCCCAAGGAGTGGCGCATGACGGAGGAGCGCCGCAAAGAGCTCGACGAGTTTCGGCAGCGGGCGCTCGAGATCGACGCGGGCAGGACGGAGGACGGGCGCCTGGTCGACGGCGCGCAGAAGATTGAGGAGGCTCTTGCGGCGCCTGACCAGACGAACGACAAGGTGGCTCAGCTGGTGGGCGCGCGGGGCCGAGGTGCGGGCAAGCAGAAGGCCGCCCGCCGGTAA
- a CDS encoding Multiple ankyrin repeats single kh domain-containing protein: MSIRRTGTRRVPHGSAPGAPKPKTTYQTVQQGFKELYNPQKETGSTIDVDIVFVPGLGAHPEDSWKSESGFNWATGIYDGVSKTSSESTSKKDGLARDFPRARILLYQYESAWVGDLKVKTFMRDIAKTMLEGLQANREKIRDRPIVFIGHSMGGLVVAKAITLAADTYRDIFPRVFECIAGCAFFGTPFGGAHVAAVASMLGDIGERLGYTKSSALVKMMTPGDESLNELRGDFLRLALKLSPAVQLTCFYENHPTDFTQERYGTTMSKIAKAIIPKKDQDFVTRESATLPGIEEMGLAANHRDLVKFADFKDSRYQLVREPLKRIIHGANLVVKNRLNSTRGIEPEIVNDVMELLNGGKMSNKRDMLALQFPPSIWIPEEPVYLDWLKEDHDVESTAQQSRGQALYVRGPEGRGKTRATMAALQGVDRMIKADEKENNGRGPLLSAYFFCEPSTDFSTAEDLLKSLVRQLIRQQATLAVYAKHFVKKKGEDSSRTSANLTVENLWQTLQDMLTDEFIGRRVYFVINNLHVLPEDADSTKKLMRFLNAEMQELRSEDEKRVPTRWFLTSREIPHVEDAMGVDHIRLIDLEHDKYCDQVQLELRKTAQEKVQELGHSKKYNKALTYYASSLIGKRASNSQWIKLSCMQLAELPDAESDLRIRHMLEGMPQELKALLDAAWSQIFHSNEKESDKIKELLRTLVLTFEEPTEDELVVLAGFPATEEGKAELQDLVKKCRPLLTVKRSGKTENTIGFMDRVVKEHLLEKETSKRTLGMTSDEGKWQQGILALRCLAHIKEAFDFPPEEKPSTETHDEDGDAEAQPVEDGEEDAEQSEAEGQNTESETDDSDNETDWDDDDSTYGQYDEDDEAEEARSLAEKVLPYPVKHWLHHASKATLEIAEDLSEDDFWQTESLIRYRWLIVYMSTTKVLNGFETKGLTALHIAAAVGFKQLVSALIENGHADEINKRDELFNTPLHFAAYIGRPNTVDELIKRGANIDDCIEIGEQTPLHMAAFAGHVKVMDRLIKMKANTNAIASDVGPVMNAAISSGNPDAVKLLVENQVSLAVEDDTIDSPLALAGLHSDLSMFEYLTKTYADKLPAKEYDKAFIKAAVSGRVDVFNKLLTYSHSQECFQDALEAAATEENWDIVLILLDQRQGLDCDQLFLRAATTAEHQDKVLEAVWKYTNGNISAEKLNESLYEATDLEKESTVKLLIETFNVNPNATGEYYGTALTAAAYDGTLDIVKLLLDRGAEVDFPNGWALQAASSEGHYDVVKELLDRGADVNAFTTNENFPQGTALQVACESGKLEIVTLLLERGANPDLGAGDDTCPLIAAASKGEQEILRLLVKARAEVNVFGGWDKSTVLINAVANLPVESLQVLVDAGADVNLADQEADTALIVAAREGDGASVKFLLDNGADIFHTNQDNENALQSAIVYGADEECTTILVERISELMAALKKAMQEGNTAVSNVVRSVGVGNHSLNYDDEGPRPSQVQEEKDLVTEDTQPNPSDKGEVKSDEEDGKGVNENVARTASFQDSAQSVENETHETEDSSFRPVRELSRELEAALTAQVSLLHEYTSAPPRPEKVPEKAPAELPPTTIAELPSQRRYSQQPQVEESFGHYEFDQLTLMEDWSSKPADKPTVVKQPTQQQQQQQQRASQAENVLSEPVLSPGQAPIRRKPAPNVSFGAAYVQNPSPAPPPLSNSQYQPPPQPDQRASFDQRPPYQNSASYPGAPAYQVAGYSGSGPTQAQPPSHSVVDGRVSVDYSSPLQQPSGAYHAPYDPSSYSRPSMDTPPQKTQPFPDLPYTAPGAWQNSPPLSGGQPAHRHSYFGPGNGSPPQQQQQQQQQQEWAGQDSRPDLKSHRASFLGMKNTLDKAKQFSTGIMNRRTSGF, translated from the exons ATGTCTATACGCCGCACAGGAACGAGGAGGGTGCCTCATGGCAGCGCCCCGGGAGCTCCGAAGCCTAAGACGACATATCAGACAGTCCAGCAGGGCTTCAAAGAGCTGTACAATCCTCAGAAGGAGACGGGATCTACCATTGACGTCGA CATTGTCTTCGTGCCAGGGTTGGGTGCGCACCCCGAAGACAGTTGGAAGTCCGAATCTGGCTTCAACTGGGCGACCGGCATCTACGATGGCGTCTCAAAgacgtcgtccgagtccaCCAGCAAAAAGGATGGCCTGGCGAGGGACTTCCCCAGAGCTCGGATACTGCTGTATCAGTACGAGTCGGCGTGGGTGGGAGACCTCAAAGTAAAGACCTTCATGAGGGACATTGCCAAGACAATGCTCGAGGGCTTGCAAGCAAATCGAGAA AAAATCCGAGATCGCcccatcgtcttcatcggccACAGCATGGGAGGCTTAGTCGTTGCCAAG GCCATAACGCTTGCCGCAGACACATATCGGGATATCTTCCCAAGAGTGTTCGAATGCATTGCCGGGTGCGCGTTCTTCGGTACGCCCTTCGGCGGTGCCcacgttgccgccgtcgcctccatGCTCGGAGATATCGGCGAAAGGCTAGGTTATACCAAGTCTTCAGCTCtggtgaagatgatgacgCCCGGAGACGAAAGCCTGAACGAGCTGCGAGGGGACTTCCTGCGCTTGGCTCTCAAGTTGAGCCCGGCAGTCCAGCTCACATGTTTTTACGAGAACCACCCAACCGACTTCACGCAAGAAAGGTACGGCACGACCATGTCAAAGATCGCCAAGGCCATTATCCCCAAGAAGGATCAGGACTTCGTGACGAGAGAATCTGCAACACTGCCTGGAATCGAGGAGATgggcctcgccgccaaccATCGAGACCTTGTCAAATTCGCCGACTTCAAGGACTCCCGGTACCAGCTGGTGAGGGAACCCCTGAAGAGAATCATTCACGGCgccaacctcgtcgtcaaaAACCGTCTGAATTCGACGCGTGGCATCGAGCCGGAAATCGTCAATGATGTGATGGAGTTACTGAACGGCGGCAAGATGTCCAACAAACGAGACATGCTTGCGCTTCAGTTTCCCCCATCCATATGGATCCCCGAAGAGCCGGTGTACCTCGACTGGTTAAAGGAGGACCATGATGTGGAGAGCACGGCGCAGCAAAGCAGGGGACAGGCTCTGTACGTCCGCGGACCagagggaagaggaaagaCACgagcgacgatggcggcgttgcAAGGCGTCGACAGGATGATAAAGGCCGACGAAAAGGAGAACAACGGGCGGGGGCCACTCCTCTCTGCCTACTTCTTCTGCGAGCCCTCGACGGATTTCTCGACCGCCGAGGACTTGCTCAAGTCTCTAGTTCGGCAACTCATCCGTCAGCAGGCCACCCTGGCCGTATACGCGAAGCACTttgtgaagaagaagggcgaggacTCCTCGAGAACCTCGGCAAACCTCACAGTCGAGAACTTGTGGCAGACCCTCCAGGACATGCTCACAGACGAGTTTATCGGTCGGAGAGTGTACTTTGTCATCAACAACCTGCACGTCTTGCCTGAGGATGCTGATTCGACAAAAAAGCTGATGCGGTTCTTGAACGCAGAGATGCAAGAACTCAGGAGCGAAGACGAGAAGCGGGTGCCAACGAGATGGTTCCTCACGAGCCGAGAGATTCCGCACGTCGAGGATGCCATGGGGGTGGATCACATCCGGCtcatcgacctcgagcacGACAAGTACTGCGACCAGGTTCAGCTGGAATTGCGGAAGACGGCACAGGAAAAGGTTCAGGAACTGGGCCACTCGAAGAAGTACAACAAGGCGCTCACATACTACGCGAGCAGTCTGATCGGCAAGCGGGCATCCAACAGCCAGTGGATCAAACTGTCCTGCATGCAGCTGGCGGAGCTGCCCGACGCTGAGAGCGACCTCAGGATTCGCCACATGCTGGAGGGGATGCCCCAAGAGCTCAAGGCCCTGCTGGACGCAGCGTGGTCGCAGATCTTCCATTCCAATGAGAAAGAGTCcgacaagatcaaggagtTGCTGCGAACACTCGTCCTCACGTTCGAGGAGCCcaccgaggacgagcttgtcGTTCTGGCCGGATTCCCGGCCACCGAGGAAGGCAAAGCCGAACTCCAAGATCTGGTCAAGAAGTGCAGACCACTGCTGACGGTGAAGCGGAGCGGCAAGACCGAGAACACCATCGGCTTTATGGACAGGGTCGTCAAGGAACACCTCTTGGAGAAAGAGACGTCCAAGAGAACGTTGGGCATGACGAGCGATGAGGGGAAATGGCAGCAGGGCATCCTCGCTCTCAGATGCTTGGCACACATTAAGGAAGCGTTTGACTTCCCTCCGGAAGAGAAGCCCTCCACGGAGACTCACGACGAAGACGGTGATGCTGAAGCCCAGCCTgtggaagacggcgaggaggatgccgaACAATCCGAAGCAGAAGGACAGAACACCGAGTCGGAGACGGACGATTCAGACAATGAAACCGACTGGGACGATGACGACTCCACCTATGGCCAGtacgatgaggacgacgaagccgaggaggctCGTTCGCTGGCCGAAAAGGTCCTGCCGTACCCCGTCAAGCATTGGTTACACCATGCCAGCAAGGCCACGTTGGAGATAGCCGAGGACCTCAGCGAAGACGATTTTTGGCAAACCGAGTCCCTGATTCGGTATCGATGGCTTATTGTTTATATGTCCACGACAAAGGTCCTCAACGGGTTTGAGACCAAGGGCCTGACCGCTCTCCATATTGCTGCCGCAGTTGGCTTCAAGCAGCTCGTTTCGGCTCTCATCGAGAATGGCCATGCTGATGAGATAAACAAGCGGGATGAGCTCTTCAATACTCCT CTTCATTTCGCTGCTTACATCGGAAGGCCAAACACTGTGGACGAGTTGATCAAGCGAGGCGCCAACATCGACGACTGCATCGAGATCGGCGAGCAGACTCCGTTGCACATGGCTGCATTTGCCGGTCATGTCAAAGTGATGGATAGGCTGATTAAGATGAAAGCCAACACCAACGCGATCGCAAGCGACGTCGGCCCCGTTATgaacgccgccatctcctccgGTAACCCCGACGCTGTCAAGTTGCTTGTCGAAAACCAGGTGTCGCtggcggtcgaggacgacaccATCGACTCACCGCTGGCTCTGGCCGGTCTGCATTCAGACCTCTCCATGTTTGAATATCTCACAAAGACATATGCCGACAAGCTCCCCGCCAAGGAATACGACAAGGCGTTCATCAAGGCTGCCGTCTCGGGCAGAGTGGACGTCTTCAACAAGTTGCTGACTTACTCCCACTCCCAAGAATGTTTCCAGGACGCCTTGGAAGCGGCAGCAACAGAGGAGAACTGGGACATCGTCTTGATCCTTCTCGACCAACGCCAGGGTCTTGACTGTGACCAGCTTTTCCTGCGTGCGGCAACAACGGCGGAACACCAGGACAAGGTCCTGGAGGCTGTTTGGAAGTATACGAACGGAAACATATCTGCCGAAAAGCTCAACGAGAGTCTGTACGAAGCCACGGATCTTGAGAAAGAATCGACAGTGAAGCTCCTGATTGAGACGTTCAATGTCAACCCCAATGCGACTGGAGAATA CTACGGAACTGCCTTgactgccgccgcctacgACGGAACGCTCGATATTGTTAAGCTGCTTCTCGACAGGGGCGCCGAGGTTGACTTCCCCAACGGATGGGCTCTCCAGGCGGCTTCCTCCGAAGGGCACTACGACGTGGTTAaagagcttctcgaccgCGGAGCTGACGTCAACGCGTTCACTACGAACGAGAACTTTCCGCAGGGTACGGCTTTGCAGGTGGCATGCGAGTCGGGCAAGCTTGAAATCGTcacgctgctgctggagcgCGGTGCCAACCCCGACCTAGGTGCCGGAGACGATACCTGTCCGCTCATCGCCGCTGCCTCAAAGGGAGAGCAGGAAATCCTCAGACTTTTAGTCAAGGCCAGGGCAGAGGTCAACGTGTTTGGCGGGTGGGACAAGTCGACAGTGCTCATTAACGCTGTCGCCAATCTCCCCGTCGAGTCGCTACAGGTActtgtcgacgccggcgccgacgtcaacCTGGCCGACCAGGAGGCCGACACGGCTCTAATCGTTGCTGCTCGCGAGGGAGATGGGGCCAGTGTCAAGTTCCTCTTAGACAACGGGGCCGACATATTCCATACGAACCAAGACAACGAAAACGCCCTTCAGTCGGCCATCGTATACGGGGCTGACGAGGAATGCACCACGATACTCGTCGAGCGCATTTCGGAGCtcatggcggcgttgaaaAAGGCCATGCAAGAAGGGAACACCGCCGTTTCTAACGTAGTCCGGAGTGTAGGCGTCGGAAATCACAGCCTCaactacgacgacgagggacctcggccgtcgcaggtgcaggaggagaaggatTTGGTGACCGAAGACACGCAACCGAATCCCAGCGACAAGGGAGAAGTCAAAtctgatgaagaagatggaaaGGGGGTGAATGAGAATGTCGCGAGGACCGCGTCGTTCCAAGACAGCGCTCAAAGCGTCGAGAACGAAACGCATGAGACGGAAGACAGCTCTTTCCGACCCGTGCGAGAGTTGTCCAGAGAACTCGAGGCTGCCCTCACTGCTCAGGTGTCGCTGCTTCACGAGTACACGTCTGCACCTCCGAGACCGGAGAAGGTGCCCGAGAAGGCTCCCGCGGAGCTCCCTCCGACGACGATCGCGGAGTTGCCTTCTCAGCGGAGATATTCCCAGCAACCGCAGGTGGAAGAATCGTTCGGTCATTATGAGTTTGACCAGCTGACTCTTATGGAAGACTGGTCTAGCAAGCCGGCTGATAAACCGACTGTCGTCAAGCAGCCcacacagcagcagcagcagcagcagcagcgggccTCTCAAGCCGAAAATGTCCTGAGCGAGCCGGTGCTTTCACCCGGCCAGGCGCCCATCCGTCGAAAGCCCGCACCAAATGTCTCATTCGGTGCGGCGTATGTTCAAAACCCTTcacctgcgccgccgcctctgtCCAACAGTCAATACCAGCCGCCGCCTCAGCCAGATCAGAGGGCGAGCTTCGACCAGCGGCCGCCTTACCAAAACTCTGCATCGTACCCTGGGGCGCCGGCGTACCAAGTAGCTGGATACTCCGGCTCGGGCCCAACGCAGGCACAGCCTCCGTCACATTCGGTTGTCGACGGTAGGGTCTCCGTCGACTACTCGTCTCCGCTGCAACAGCCGTCCGGCGCCTATCACGCCCCCTACGATCCATCGTCATACAGCAGACCGAGCATGGATACGCCGCCGCAGAAGACACAGCCGTTCCCGGACCTGCCGTACACGGCCCCCGGGGCGTGGCAGAATAGCCCGCCTCTGAGCGGGGGACAGCCGGCGCACCGGCATTCATATTTCGGCCCTGGCAACGGATCGCCaccccagcagcagcagcagcagcagcagcagcaggagtGGGCTGGCCAAGACTCGAG ACCTGACTTGAAGTCTCATCGTGCGTCGTTCTTGGGCATGAAGAACACACTGGACAAGGCAAAGCAGTTTAGTACGGGAATCATGAACCGCAGGACATCGGGATTCTGA
- a CDS encoding UDP-N-acetylglucosamine transferase subunit ALG13 — protein MERSSPSVPFAVRVLDDAVGAAATVQQRQDFDHLMPATSRAKHDHIVVPGAGDLDFLERELLVRRLNDVQDLLWICGRPMPPRPLHYQTLTSREIHVTENPELHLVWSKNRIFVKPIPRWLLSPDFWAVHLVGGAEDKQSQPRKQQLVACALGFLFTYTALIAYESDFRIASDKGLVPPEMSWDRWRALSAQIVQNHCYASINPRYWYGELRLSRLNKIYRVRLGYVLRGYSKVASHAVYEDLLQDNFATLAAILGYVVIVLTAMQVGLATDRLVGDSSFQSVSYGFTVFSILAPLIACVAIFGVVVAMFVSSWMVTKVYERKRFQEMGVEPFWRDQKKEGRYEQVAAK, from the coding sequence ATGGAAAGGTCCTCGCCGTCAGTGCCTTTCGCCGTCCGAgtgctcgacgatgccgtcggtGCCGCGGCGACTGTGCAACAACGTCAAGACTTCGACCATctgatgccggcgacgagcagAGCCAAACACGACCACATCGTCGTGCCGGGAGCCGGCGACCTAGACTTCCTGGAACGAGAACTCCTCGTGCGACGCCTGAACGACGTCCAAGACCTCCTCTGGATATGCGGCCGGCCGatgccgcctcggcctctgcATTACCAGACGTTGACCTCGCGCGAGATCCACGTCACAGAGAACCCCGAGCTCCATCTTGTCTGGTCCAAGAACCGCATCTTCGTCAAGCCGATACCCCGGTGGCTCCTGAGCCCGGACTTTTGGGCTGTTCACCTGGTTGGCGGTGCCGAAGACAAACAGTCCCAGCCACGgaagcagcagctcgtcgcATGCGCGCTCGGGTTCCTCTTCACTTACACTGCCCTCATTGCGTACGAGAGCGACTTCCGCATAGCCTCCGACAAGGGTCTCGTCCCGCCCGAGATGAGCTGGGACCGGTGGAGGGCGTTATCGGCGCAGATCGTGCAGAATCATTGTTATGCGTCCATCAACCCGCGCTACTGGTACGGCGAGCTTCGCCTCAGCCGGCTGAACAAGATCTATCGGGTTCGTCTGGGATACGTGCTTCGGGGGTATTCCAAAGTGGCCTCCCACGCCGTCTATGAGGACCTGCTCCAGGACAACTTCGCAACGCTGGCGGCCATCCTCGGTTATGTTGTCATCGTCCTGACGGCTATGCAGGTTGGGCTGGCCACGGACAGGCTCGTCGGTGACAGTTCGTTCCAAAGTGTCAGTTATGGATtcaccgtcttctccatcttggCGCCACTGATCGCCTGCGTTGCCATATTCGGTGTCGTCGTGGCTATGTTCGTGAGCAGCTGGATGGTGACCAAGGTGTATGAGAGAAAGAGATTCCAGGAAATGGGCGTCGAGCCGTTTTGGAGAGATCAAAAGAAAGAAGGCCGGTACGAGCAGGTGGCAGCAAAGTAG
- a CDS encoding UDP-N-acetylglucosamine transferase subunit ALG13, whose translation MAMNVDSKKTLGVERHCLVTVGATARFTQLLTEVLGSTFLDFIAANRYTHLTLQCGDDYDHFSRHVLPPLLERYPTLQITAFAFVDDLAVEMAKCRAHPGLREAGVVICHAGTGTILDGMRVGVPLVVVPNPTLKDNHQVELAEEIQRQGYGIWGRLGDISWALEQLALLLDKTERQFSPHPVANEVAPLNVDLWQVSGAMMGRYSGEPTTAFKAPAKVEGSEGSITGARREVQREEVAQMTMD comes from the exons ATGGCCATGAATGTAGATAGCAAAAAAACCCTCGGTGTCGAGCGCCACTGCCTCGTCACTGTCGGCGCAACAGCCCGATTCACTCAGCTCCTGACCGAGGTCCTGGGCTCCACGTTCCTCGACTTCATCGCCGCGAACCGCTACACCCACCTCACCTTGCAGTGCGGCGACGACTACGACCACTTCTCCCGCCACGTCCTGCCGCCTCTACTGGAACGATACCCGACACTGCAGATCACTgccttcgccttcgtcgacgacctcgccgtcgagatgGCAAAGTGCCGAGCCCACCCGGGCctccgcgaggccggcgtcgttATCTGCCACGCAG GCACGGGAACCATCCTCGACGGTATGCGGGTCGGCGTCCCCCTCGTCGTGGTCCCCAACCCGACCCTCAAGGACAATCACCAGGTCGAGCTGGCTGAGGAGATCCAGCGCCAGGGCTACGGTATCTGgggccgcctcggcgacatCTCGTGGGCCCTCGAGCAGCTGGCTCTACTGCTCGATAAGACCGAGCGGCAGTTCTCGCCTCACCCGGTGGCTAACGAAGTCGCGCCACTCAACGTGGACTTGTGGCAAGTCAGCGGCGCCATGATGGGTCGGTATTCAGGGGAGCCTACTACTGCCTTCAAGGCGCCCGCCAAAGTGGAAGGCAGTGAGGGTTCTATCACAGGTGCCAGAAGAGAGGTGCAGCGGGAAGAGGTCGCCCAGATGACGATGGACTAG